DNA from Campylobacter concisus:
GGCGTCCTGCCGATGACGAAGATAACGGCAAACATATTATTTGGTATGCCAAGCGCCTTTAGGATGAGCCCTGAGTGAAAATCAACATTTGGATACAAATTTCTACTTACAAAGTAGTTGTCATTTAGCGCGATCTCTTCGATGCGGTTGGCGATCTTTATAAGCTCTGAGCTAATGCCGATCTCATCCATGAGCTGATCTCTCATCTTTTTAAGCACCTTTGCGCGCGGGTCAAAGTTTTTATAGACCCTGTGACCAAAGCCCATTAGTCTAAATGGATCGTTCTTATCCTTTGCTCTAGCGATGTATTTATCGACGTTTGCGACCGAGCCGATCTCTTCAAGCTGACGGATAACGCCCTCGTTTGCCCCACCATGAGCCCAGCCCCAAAGCGCGCCGATACCTGCGCTTATACATGCGTATGGGTGCGCGTGCGTAGAGCCAACAGTCCTAACAGTAGTCGTTGAGGCATTTTGCTCGTGGTCAGCGTGTAGCATAAAGACTGTATCAAGCGCCTTGATCTCGATAGGCTTAAGATCGACGTGCTCGTATGGGTAGCCCCTCATCATGTAGAGGAAATTTTCAGTAAAGCCACGATCTAAATTTGGATATATAATAGGAAGACCGCGTGAGTAGCGGTAGCTAAAGGCCGCTATCGTTGGGATCTTGGCGATGATACGCATAGCCATCTCGTGATACTCTTCAGGCTTGTCCATATTTAGGTGGTCTGAGTAAAAGGCACTTAGCGCTGAGACTGCTGCCTGCAAGATCGCCATAGGGTGCGCCTTGTCTGGAAATGCATCAAAGAGCTTCATCATGCCCTCGTGTATGAAGCTCCTTTTTTTGAGCTCATCTTTAAAGCTTGCGTATTGCTCATTAGTTGGTAGCTCTTTGTTTAAAAGCAGGTAGGCAACGTCTAAAAATGTCTTATTTTCAGCCAAATATGCGATGTCATAGCCCCTATACATGAGCTCGCCCTTTAGGCCGTCGATGTAGGTTATGGCTGAGCGGCACATCGCAGTTGAGGTGTAGCCCCTGTCAAAGGTAAACATCCCAGTGTCGCTAAAGAAGGTCGATATGTCGATAACATCTGGTCCCATAGTGCCTTTTAGGATAGGAAATTCATAGCTCTTGCCAGTTCGGTTGTCGATTAGTGTGGCTGTGTTTGATGACATTTTTACTCCTTGCTTTTTGATTGCATTAAAATTTTGATGATTATAGCTCCTATTATAGCTTGTGCGAGGCTTGCTAGGATGAAAGATGAGTAAGAATAGTCACTTATCTCGCCTGATTTGTGTGCGATAGTAGCAACTGCGATCAAAAGAGTGAGCGGCATAGACTGCGAAACTGAAAACAAAAATATCCCTCTAAAGCCAAGCTTGCCCAAAAAGAGCAAACTAGATACAACTCTCGTGCCAAGCATCGCTAAAAATATAAAAATAGCATCCTTTATCACTTCGCTAGATCCTAGGCTTGAAAGCTTGAAAGTCGAGCCTATGTGGATGAAAAATATCGGCACTAAAAAGCCAAATCCAAAGCTTGAAAGCTTGTGTGGCAAGTCCTTTTTGTGATCAAAAAATGTCGTGATAAACATACCTGCGATAAACGCACCAAAGGCGACTTCTAAATTTAGATATAGCATCAAGGCTATCATCGTGAAAAATACCGCGATACAAAGCCTGATGTCCTTCTCGTCCTTGTCGTAGTGTGGCATAAGCACCACTTTAAGTCCCGGATACCACCAAAAAAGCACGTCCAAAATTTTAAAACTAAGCACGCTGATAGCCAAAAACAGGATCAAATAGCCAATCGTTAGCCACAAATTTATGCTCGCTCCAAACTGCAAGTAAGCAGCGGTAAATGTTAGAAGCGTGATGCTTAAAAGCTCGCCGATAGTTGCTATTAGCATGCTTAAATTTAGCCACTCTTGCTGCTTGCCATATTCCTTAAATAGTGTAAATACCATACCAACGGCCATTATCGGGATGATGATGATGTAAAGCAGGCTAAGCTCAAGTCCTAGCGTCAGGGCCGTGGCTAGAGCGTAGATGAGCGCAAGGTAGATGAGCCCAAGGCGCAAAATTTTACGGTCGATGTTTATGAGCATCCTAAGATCGATCTCCATGCCAGCTAGAAACATCAAAAAGAAAAAGCCAACTTCGCTGATGAGCTTAAACATCTCGTTGTTGCTAACGACTCCGATGTAGCCGGCAACCGCTCCAAGTAGTATCTCAGCAGGAGCAACTGGTATGCGTAAAATTTTAGAAATATAAGGCGAAGCAAAGACGATAAATGCCAAAACGACAAGGATGCTAAGCTCGCTTGCTTGATGTAACTGCAAAAAGATCCTTAAAATAAAAATGCCTGATTGTATAAAAAGCTTTGTTATTTTTTGATTAAGCTAAGCGAAATTTGGGCAAAATGGTGGCTATTTTAGAAATTTGGAGTGAAATTTTATGCGTAAATTTAGCCTTTTTATTTTGCTGCTTTTTGGTGTCTTTTCTTTGGCAGATGAGCTAAGCTTGGTTGAGAGTTTTAGGTTTGATGGGAGCACATTTTATAAAAAGCAAGTGGTTAAAAACGAGAGCTTTTACTTTTTAAAAAATGAAAATATGGACGAGCACTTTGCCTCGTTTAAGGTAAAGTTTGACAAAGATGTCAAGACAAAAAGCGAGCTAGAAGAGCTAAAAAAGGCTCTTAAGCAAGATAAAAACGTGCTTTTTAGCGAAGAAAATGATCAAATTTTAGCTCTTATAAAAGATGAAACTAAGAGCAAAAATATAGAAATAATCCATTTTTTGCTTAAAAAAGATGGAGTTTTGATGCTTTCGTATGAGAGAATTTACGATCCAAAAACCTTGGCAGATGCGCTCAAACCAGTGCTTTTAAGCGAAGCTAGAAATTTTATGCTGCAGATGCCAAAGATAGAAGCTAGGTAGAGAGATGCATGTGGCGAAGCTTCGCACTGCATGGGGTTTTGTTAAATTTCTTGCAAATTTTAAAATTTATGAGCGAGCATATCACGGCTCTAAATTTAGTGCTAAACGAAGTGCGGCCTAAATTTAGTAGTCTGCTAAGGCGAGTGAGTAAAATTTTAAAATTTGAAGAATAGCTTTGTTAAATTGGATAGGTGTCAAGTAAATTTTAAAATTTCATGAACGAGTAATTTCGGCTCTAAAATTTGAGCTAAGCTGAAAGCGAAGTCAAATTTTAGTAGTCAATTCTTGCGAGTGAGTGAGATTTTAAAATTTGAAAAATAGCTTTATTAAATTTGTAAATTTCTTTTTATTCAAATTATTCAAAAGGGAGACAAGGGGACTTGAATTACGAAGCCGTCCCCTTATCCCCCTTTTTAAATCCCTCGTCTGCTTGCAGTTGCAAGATGAAGTCGAAGTAAAAATCCCTCGCATGTTCAAGGGGCATGCAATCGTGCTAAAAGCACTGCATGCGGTTATAAACTCTAGTGAATTTTAATTTTGCAAACAGTTTTACTTAAATTCATAAATTTTTACCAAGCAAAATGCCAAAATAGCTTGCGATCAGGCAAAGGCTTAAATTTAAAATTATATTTAAAAAGCCTTTTATGAGTTCGCCTTCTAGTAAAAATTTAACGCTATCAAGGCTAAAGCTTGAAAACGTGGTAAAGCCACCAAGTATGCCAACGACTAAGAAAACCCTCACGCTTTGGCTTAAATTTAGGCAAAATAAAACGCCGATAATGAAGCTGCCAAGCACGTTTACGCCAAGTGTGGCTAGCGGAAAGTGGCTAAATTTTAGCAGCTCGCCAGCTAAAAACCTGCACCCAGCTCCAATAAAGCCCCCAAGCCCTGCACAAAGTAAATTTACTAGCATTAGTGGCAGATACTTGCGAAGCTAAAACCGCGCTTTGTAAGCTCCTCGATGTCCTTGCTCGCCTTCTCGCCCTTTGCGGTGAGGTAGTCGCCTATCACGATCGCATCGGCGCCATTTTCGAAGATCTCGTACTGCCTCTCGCCCAATATCTTCTCCCTGCCACCAGCTATCATGACCCTAGTTTCTGGTAGCGCGCTTTTGGTCTCACGCACGATTTTTAGGGCTTCATCCGCACTAAGAGGTGGCTGATCAAGCCTTAGAGCGTCGCTTTTTATGAAAAAATTTATAGGCGATGAAAACGGCTCAAGCTCTTTTAGGCTCGCTCTAAAGCTCACCCTGTCGGCCTCGCTCTCGCCAACGCCGTAAATTCCGCCAGTGCAAAGCATGAGCCCAGCCCTTTTTGCGTCTAAATTTGTCTGATATCTCTCGTCCCAAGAGTGCGTTGTGCAGATTTTGGGGAAATATTCGCGGCTAGTTTCTAGGTTGTGGTTGTAACTAAAAACGCCAGCATTTTTGAGCTCACAAAGCTGCTCGTAAGTCGCCATGCCGTTACATGCGATGAGCATCAAATTTGGCACTTCTTTATGCACTGCTCTTGCTAAAGATGCGATGTAGTCGGTCTTTTTGTCATTTAGCCTGGCGCCACTTGTGACTAAACAAAAGCCAAGAGCGTGGTTTTTATAAGCCATTTTGGCCTCATCCACCACCTGCTGCACGCTTTTTTCTTTAAATTTCGTGATATCAGCGCCAGCTTTTGCACTTTGCGTGCAATAAGTGCAGTCTTCGCCGCAGTTTCCCTGCATGACGGAGCATATCGCACAAAGCATGATTGTTTTCATTTTTGATCCTTTTTTTGGGGCGTATTATAGCTTTGGTAGGTTTAAAATTTAAGTAGAGCGGCTTGTTATTTTGCAAAAACTCACGCAAATTTTAAAATTTCATGAACGAGTAATTTCGGCTCTAAAATTTGAGCTAAGCGATAAGCGAAGCCAAATTTTAGTAGTCAATTCTTGCGAGTGAATGGAATTTTAAAATTTGTAAGAATAGTTTGATTGAATTTGTAAATTCTTTTTATTCAAAAGGGAGATAAGGGGACTCGAGTTACGTTCTGCTTGCAGTTGCGAACCTGAGAAGCAAAGCCGTCCCCTTATCCCCCTTTTTAAATCCCCTGTCTGCTTGCAGTTACGAGACGAAGTCGAAGTAAAACCCCCTCGCACGTTAGAAGTGCATGCGATAGCGCTTTGCGTCGCATGCGTTTTATCATCATGCAAGTGTCAAGCAAATTTTAAAATTTACGAGCGAGCATATCACGCTTCCAAATTCAGTGGCAAGTGATAACGAGGCCTGAATTTGGTAAGTTGCTAAGGCGAGTGAGTAAAGTTTTAAAATTTGCTCTTAGAAATAAAACTATGTAAAAAATTTAAATTTTACAGGATCATCTTTTCTTATAAATTTACGCTCTCTCTCTTTTAAAAGCCCTGTTTTTAAATTTGGCAAAGCACTAAGCTCATCAAAAAGTCCAAAAAGTGCATGTTGTGGCGGCAAGCTAAGGTGAGTGAGGGATTTTAGAGATAAGATGGGCGAGTAGTCCTTGCTCTTTATCCTAGCCACCAAGATCACAAGGCTCGTAAGTCCTGGCATCTGGTGTAAAAACTCTAGGCTTTCTATGTGGATAAATTTTGGCGAAAGTCCGTCACCACTGATCTCTAAGCTCTTTAAATTTTGCAAATTTGAAAATACAGAGTAGTCACTTATCTTTTGAAAATTCTCCACAGCTAGGCTTTCAAGCGCGACAAGTTTAGCGATCGGTGCTATGCTTTTTACACTAGCACCAGAGCCTACAAAAAGGCTCTTTAGACTAGAAAGATCAGCCAGCGCGTCAAGGCTCTCATACGAGCCCCATTTTATGTGAAGGCTCTTTAAATTTCTTTGGCAGCACACCGCGTCAAAGAGCTCCTGAGGCATTTTGGTGCAAAAGTTAAGCTCGTCAAACGCCTCTTGCTCGCTTCTTAAAAAGTCGCACCACTCATCAAGCACGGCTCTTTTTTGCTTGGCGGTTTTATACTGTGGCGTGAAGCTGTCGCCTAGCTGCGTGCAGTTTATCACAAGGCTCTTTTGCCCTTTATACTGGCTAACTTCTACGATAGTTTCAGGCATTTAAAGTCCAAATTTATAAAAGCCAAATTTAGGCTCAAAAGCTTAAATTTGGCTAGAAGTTTTTAGTTTTCAGAAACTAACGTCTTTTTCTTGCACTTTGTGCACTCTATAAAAGTGCCTTTTTTAAGCTCTTTTTTGATCATATCGCCGCCGCACTCGTCGCATTTTTGCGCGACTGGCTCGTAGTTTGAGATGAAGTCGCATTTTGGATAGTTGGCACATCCATAAAATTTACCGCGCCTGCTAAATCTCTCTACGATCTCGCCACCGCATTTTGGACATGGCACGTCAAGCTTTTTAAGCTCACGTTTTGGCTTAGTTGCCACAGTAGTGCCTGCATCTGCGCTCTTTTCATTATCTTTTGCGACATTTCTTGAGTATTTGCATTTTGGGAAATTTGAACAAGCGATAAACTCGCCATATCTGCCCTTTCTAAGCACTAGCTCGCTTCCACACTCTGGGCACTTCTCGCCGATAGGAGTTGCTGTTTTTAGGCTTTTTATGCCAGTTTTTCCAGCGCTGATTTTTTCCATAAATGGATAGTAAAAGTCGCTTAGCACCTTTTGCCAGTCAGCCTTGTCAAGTGCGATCTCATCGAGCTTTTCTTCAAGATGTGAGGTAAATTCGCTATCGACGATGTTGCTAAAGTGTTCCTCTAAAACGCCTATCATGCTAAATGCGATCTCGTTTGGTATGAGCTGCTTTTTCTCGATCCTCACGTAGTCTCTTGATGTTAGTAGCGAGATGGTCGGTGCGTAGGTGCTTGGGCGGCCAATCCCTAGGCTTTCTAGCTTTTTAACAAGGCCAGCCTCTGAGTACCTAGCTGGTGGCTCGGTGAAGTTTTGCGTGCTTTTTATGCTTTGCAAACTCATCTCGTCGCCCTTTTTTAAATTTGGCAAAATTTTATCCTTATCAAGCTCGCCATAAACCTTGTAAAAGCCGTCAAATAGCACCTTTCTGCCACTTATCTTAAACTCGCCTTTTTCGCTTGCGACATAGACGTTTTGCGTTTGGCTCACACATGCGCTCATTTGGCAGGCTAAAAATCTATTGTAGATGAGCGTGTATAGTTTGAGTGCATCTTTTTCTAGAAATTTAGCTGCGATTTGCGGTGTGAAGTTTAAATTTGTAGGGCGGATCGCTTCGTGGGCTTCTTGCGCACCTTTTGAGCTTGTCGTGTAGCTTATCGCTTTGGCTGGCAGATACTCTTTGCCGTAGTTTTGAAGGATGTGCTCTCTAGCGGCTGCGACGGCCTCTTTGGCTAAATTTAGGCTGTCCGTTCTCATGTAAGTGATCGCACCCATGAAGCCCTCGTTTGTTTGCACGCCCTCATAGAGGCTTTGCGCGATCATCATCGTTTTTTTAGGGCTAAAGCCAAGGCGGTTGCTCGCACTTTGCTGAAGTGTTGAAGTCATAAATGGCGGGCTTGGCTGGATCTTTCTATCCTTGCTCTCGATCTCACGGACGCTAAATTTCTCATTTTGTAAATTTTCAATGATATATTTTGCGCGGTCTGGATTTTGGATGGTTAGCTTTTCGATCTTTTGGTTTTCAAATTTAACTAGCTCAGCGTCTAGGTCTTTTTTAAAAACGGTGTCTATAGTGTAGTATTCAACCGGCTTAAATGCCTGAATTTCACGCTCGCGATCAACTATTATCTTTAGCGCCGCACTTTGCACCCTGCCAGCGCTTAAGCCTTTTTGTATCTTTAAATTTAAAAGCGGACTTAGCTTGTAGCCAACGATGCGGTCGAGCAAACGCCTTGTTTGCTGGGCATTGACGCTGTTCATATCGACGTGTCTTGGGCTTTTTAGAGCGTTTTGTATGGCGCTTTTTGTGATCTCGTGAAAGACGATGCGAGGCAGGCTGGTTGGCTCTTTGCCGATAGCGTTTGCGATGTGAAATGCGATCGCCTCACCCTCTCTATCCTCATCGGTCGCAAGGTAAATTTCATCTGCACCCTTAGCAAGCTCTTTTATCTCTTTTACGATGGCGGAGTGATCACTGCTGATGCGATACTCTGGGGTAAATTTATCATCCTCTATCTTGATGCCAAAGCTCGTTTTTGGCAGGTCTCTGATGTGGCCTTTTGAGGCGATGACGTTGTAGCTTTTGTCTAAGAAATTCTTGATAGTCTTTGCTTTTGCAGGAGATTCCACGATGATTAAGCTTTTCATTTATATATAGCCTTTGAATTTTTTGGCGTAATTGTAGCAGAAATAAAATCGATTGAAACCATAAAATCTCTTTAAGTACTTTTAAATGTAATTATAATATGATTACACAAAAGGAGCAAACGCATGATAATAAATTTAATCCAAATAGGAAATTCTCAAGGCATAAGGCTTCCAAAGGCTGTTATAGAGCAGTTTGGATTTAAAAAAATTTCTCTTGAAATTTTAAAAGATGGCATTTTTTTAAGACCAGTAAAACAAAGCGATATAGACGAGTGGGATACTTTAGAGCTTAGAAAACTAGCACAAAGTGAAAAAATAGATAGTGGGTTTGAAGCTACCAACATAAGCGATAAAGAGTGGCAGTGGTGATGAGCAGATATGAAATTTGGTTTATAAGCCTTGATCCAACGATAGGAGCCGAGATACAAAAAACTAGACCTTGCGTCATCATTTCACCACCCCAGCTTGACTATCTACAAACTAGGCTCATTGCACCCATTACCAGCAAAGGCTTTGATGCGCCTTATAGGGTAAATTTTGAGTTGCTTGATAAAGAAGCAAAAATACTTTGCGATCAGATAAGATGTGTAAGTGTTGATAGATTTGTTTCAAAAGTTGGCGAGTTAGAGGGCAAACAGGTCGAAGAGTTAAAGGAAATTTTACATCAAATGTTTTTATGATATAAATTTTTTACTTCATCTATAAACTTTTTTCAAAATCAAGCGATATAGTTTTCGTGCGGCACGAAGTCGTAACATAAAAAATTAAAAGGATTTACAATGAGTTTTCGTATTAACACAAACGTAAACGCACTTAACACACACGCTAACGCAGTTAGCAACAACACTGACCTATCTAAGTCACTTGGTAAACTTAGCTCAGGTCTTCGTATCCAAACAGCTGCAGATGACGCTTCAGGTCTATCTATCGCAGATAGCTTAAGAAGCCAAGCTTCAGCTCTAGGTCAAGCTATTGCAAATGGTAATGATGCTATTGGTATCATTCAAGTTGCCGACAAAGCTATGGACGAGCAGTTAAAAGTTCTTGACACTATCAAAGCTAAAGCTACTCAATCAGCTCAAGACGGCCAAACAACTCAATCACGCCAAGCATTGCAAGCTGATATCGTTCGTCTAATGGAGGAGCTTGACAATATCGGTAACACTACTTCATTTAACGGTCAGCAACTACTAAACGGAACATTCTCTAATAAAGAATTCCAAATAGGTGCTTATTCAAACCAAACTGTTAAAGCAAGTATTGGTGCGACTACATCTGACAAGATCGGTCTTACACGTTTTGAGAGTTCAAAACTACTTACAGTTGGTGCAGCTGGTGCAGTTAGTATCACTTTCCTTAACGTAGATGGTGTAAATAACGTAAAAGCTCAAGCTGCTACTCTCTCGTTTGGTCTTGGTAAAGGTGTAGGTGCTCTAGCAGAGAACATCAACAAAGTTGCAAAAGAAACTGGCGTTCGTGCTACTTATGATGTTACTTGGGTAGGAAACAAAGCTATCGCTGCTGGCGAGATGAAAGATTTAGAGATAAATGGCGTTAAAATAGGCGACATTAGCGTTAAAGCAAATGACGAAAATGGCGCACTTATAAACGCTATCAATGCTGTTAAAGACCAAACTGGCGTAACAGCTTCACTTGACAAAGGCAAGCTAGTGCTTACATCAGTAGATGGTCGCGCTATACAAGCTAAATCAAAAGCAGATGCAGCTAATGTTGCAAACAACATGTCTGCTGTTTTTGGTTATGCTGGAGAAGGTAAAAATGCGACATCATTGGGAACAGCACTATCTACTATGTTTATCGGAAGATTAAACCTAGTAAAACTTGATGGACGTGACATTAAGATGGATACTGGCAACATCGGCAGTAAATTATCAGTGGCTTTTAGTGCTACTAAAACTGGTAGTAACGGTGGCGCTCAAGCATCTGTTTCTTTGCGTGAGATCAAAGGTCAGATAGATAAAACTCTAGCTGCTGCTATGGGCTTTACTAGGATGAACAATAGTGGTGCTATGACATCAAATCAAGCTGCTGGTGTTATGACACTTCGCGGTGCGATGGCCGTTATGAGTATCGCTGAGTCAGCTCAAAAAACACTTGATCAAATTCGTTCAGACCTTGGTTCAGTTCAAAACCAACTTCAAGCTACAGTTAATAACATCACTGTAACTCAAGTTAACGTAAAATCAGCAGAGTCTCAAATCAGAGACGTAGATTTTGCTAGCGAGTCTGCTAACTTCTCAAAACATAACATCCTAGCTCAATCAGGTGCTTATGCTATGAGTCAAGCAAACAGCGTTCAACAAAACGTAATGAAGCTACTACAGTAGTAGGAGCTGAGTGAAGTTTTAAATAGGGCTTTGTAGCAGTAGCAAAGCCTTAATGTGTTAATGCTTTTACAATACGCAAACCCCCAAGCCTCAAAGCCTAGCTTTGGGGCTTTTTAAATTTATAAGCAATAAAATCAATATGTAAAATAGTGTTTTGAATAAAAGCCTTCAAAGATAGAAACTTCAAAGGCATTTTATAAAATTATTTGAGATTTGGTTTGTCTATGTTTGAAAAGCTTGGCTTATATAAGTCCAAGCTTTTTAACTTCCTTAAGTAAATTTTTACTAGCTTTCTTTGTAGTTTTTATCTCAGCATCTAAACCGCCCGCTAGAGAAAATATCCAATACTTATGCATCTCAACCCACTCTGCTAGTTTATTTACCTTTTGCATAACTTCGTCACTAGATTCAACTGAAATTTTAGCAAGCTCAAGCTCTTGGTAATATACAGAGATCGACAAGATGTATTCGATATATCGTCTATATTGTTGTCTTCCTACGAAATTTTTGATCTTATCTATCTTTTTAGTTATAGATAATAGTTTCTTGAAATGCTTCTCGCCAAGTTCTCCTTTATCTCTTATCTCTATCATTTTGTCTATATCTGGAGTGATTTCTAAAAAGACCTCTTCAAGCTTTTGTTTTATCTCTTCTTCAAATTTGATCTTAGTTTGTATAAATTTATAGGCTTGCAAAAGCTCTTTTTTTACGGTCTTTTCACTAGGCAAGCTAATGTGAGGTAAATTTTTTATCTCTTTGCCGCGAGTAAGCTCCTCCATAACTTGAATAAAAGGCTTTTCTATGGTGCCTTTTATCATAGCTCCACCTTCTGTGCAGTTGTAGTTTTTTATACCTTTTTTATTTGTTGATTCAATGTCTGATTCATATTGGTTTTTAAATTTATCCCAAACATAAGTAGTTCTAACCTCGCCTACTCCGCCGTAAGCTGTAGTGTATAAATTTTCATCCGCTTGCGCAAAAGCATGACCTGTTGCGTGGCTTTTGCCATCTGGTGCAAAGGCTAGGTCTTGACCTATCAAGACTATATTTTTATGATCTAGAGTATAGGCTAGTTGATAGGCTTGATTTGCCGTGCTAAGTCCGATGCCAAGATAACCATGCTTGTTTAAACCCATACCGCGTTCAGCCTGTGGTCGAAACGTAAGCACTAGGCGTCTTGGCAAGATATTTTTTACACTTTGAGGATGCGTTAGCGATGCTACGATAAAGTATGCATCCTTATCTAAATTTCCATTTCTCTTTTTAAAAAAGCTTGATGTCTCTATAACCCTTTCTATAGATGTAACATAGTCTGGTTTGATGCCATGCTTTGCAAGTATCGGCAAAGAAGCATCTAGGCTGATAACAGTAACATAAGGGGCAAATTTCTTAAGTGTGTCAAGCTGTTTGTCCAAGCTTGGTCCAGTAGCTACTATCACAGCCGTATCCATAAGGCCTTTTCTTTTTTTTATGAGGTCTTGATAGACATAGCCCTTTATCAGCTGAGGCAGGTTTTCGGTGTTGTTTCTAACACCTTGAAGTAGGTCATCTACGCTATTTCCATGTGACGTAACAACCTGCGAAATAGCTCTTACAAAAAATTGATTAATTCTATTGTAGTCATCTGCAAATTTATCATAAAAAGGCGTGTGGATGTGAAAGTTATATGTCTTAGCATAGACTGA
Protein-coding regions in this window:
- a CDS encoding motility associated factor glycosyltransferase family protein, with protein sequence MAIKFHDGVVAPQEKSEERAKEYAQTVNKIENAVFRNNLNALFSQDEILATRLFSLGEQKNYEVFIGKDPIDINIIDKKTLSYVYEKPASDIQNMLEGLGAECKRYPVMFFYGLGNGVFYKALLYNQTHQHIIVVEPDLEILYITLNLVDLSKELLSERLIIFYSELTTYSQIYQLMIGQVYSVYAKTYNFHIHTPFYDKFADDYNRINQFFVRAISQVVTSHGNSVDDLLQGVRNNTENLPQLIKGYVYQDLIKKRKGLMDTAVIVATGPSLDKQLDTLKKFAPYVTVISLDASLPILAKHGIKPDYVTSIERVIETSSFFKKRNGNLDKDAYFIVASLTHPQSVKNILPRRLVLTFRPQAERGMGLNKHGYLGIGLSTANQAYQLAYTLDHKNIVLIGQDLAFAPDGKSHATGHAFAQADENLYTTAYGGVGEVRTTYVWDKFKNQYESDIESTNKKGIKNYNCTEGGAMIKGTIEKPFIQVMEELTRGKEIKNLPHISLPSEKTVKKELLQAYKFIQTKIKFEEEIKQKLEEVFLEITPDIDKMIEIRDKGELGEKHFKKLLSITKKIDKIKNFVGRQQYRRYIEYILSISVYYQELELAKISVESSDEVMQKVNKLAEWVEMHKYWIFSLAGGLDAEIKTTKKASKNLLKEVKKLGLI